One Gordonia sp. SID5947 genomic region harbors:
- a CDS encoding SDR family oxidoreductase — protein MSSIFISGGAAGIGLATAERFDREGWTVGVYDVSDEALSKVKANHPDWIVGKLDVRDPDEWAEALADFTSHTGGRLDVLDNNAGILVEGPLHEISPDAVRRQIDIDALGVALGAQAAFPYLKATPGAHLVNIASASAIYGQPGIATYSATKFFVGGLTEALELEWEHDDIRVVGIWPLWAKTALADNDAKSTKTLGVRITPAQVAEKVWESVHPTRQDKLLHRTSYSVGAQTLFLGNAAKFIPNFLNRAVNKFIAQ, from the coding sequence ATGTCATCGATCTTCATTTCCGGCGGTGCGGCAGGTATCGGTCTGGCCACCGCGGAACGCTTCGACCGGGAGGGATGGACGGTCGGTGTCTACGACGTCTCGGACGAGGCGCTGTCGAAGGTGAAGGCGAATCATCCCGACTGGATCGTCGGCAAGCTCGATGTCCGCGACCCCGACGAATGGGCCGAGGCGCTCGCCGATTTCACCTCGCACACCGGCGGACGTCTCGATGTGCTCGACAACAACGCGGGCATCCTCGTCGAGGGGCCGCTGCACGAGATCTCCCCCGACGCGGTGCGACGTCAGATCGACATCGACGCCCTGGGCGTGGCGCTGGGCGCGCAGGCAGCGTTTCCGTACCTGAAGGCGACACCGGGTGCACATCTGGTCAACATCGCCTCGGCGTCGGCGATCTACGGGCAGCCCGGCATCGCCACCTACAGCGCCACCAAGTTCTTCGTCGGCGGGCTCACCGAGGCGTTGGAACTGGAATGGGAACACGACGACATCCGCGTCGTGGGCATCTGGCCACTGTGGGCGAAGACAGCCCTCGCCGACAACGACGCCAAGTCGACGAAGACCCTCGGCGTGCGGATCACCCCGGCGCAGGTCGCGGAAAAGGTCTGGGAGTCCGTGCATCCGACCCGACAGGACAAGCTCCTGCATCGCACCAGCTATTCGGTTGGGGCACAGACTCTCTTCCTCGGCAACGCCGCGAAGTTCATCCCGAACTTCCTCAACCGGGCAGTCAACAAGTTCATCGCCCAGTAG
- a CDS encoding AEC family transporter yields the protein MSGVVSGFTVIFIMVGIGYILGRTRVLGDGAHEVLSRLVFFVCTPALLFHSLITSDLSVIFSTTLVIAGGSALTIGLVYVVVARLWLRSAIPELAIGGLASSYVNSVNLGLPIAIFVLDDASFIAPLLLFQILVYSPMALITLDLTVTDTGTGRADRTSTLRDAVVAPLTNPIVVGGVAGLVISAIGWMPPAAVMEPMKMLGNASVPGALLAFGLSLTGVAVFKKGQSPRRAIALASVLKVVAMPALVYIVARWGFGETGHQLFAQVVIAALPTAQNVLVYATRYRRAQIMARDTALITTLASIPAIGIIALLLA from the coding sequence GTGTCAGGAGTGGTCTCGGGCTTCACCGTCATCTTCATCATGGTGGGGATCGGGTACATCCTCGGCCGCACCCGGGTGCTGGGCGACGGCGCCCACGAGGTGCTGTCGCGGCTCGTCTTCTTCGTGTGCACACCCGCCCTCCTGTTCCACTCGCTGATCACCTCGGATCTGTCCGTCATCTTCTCGACGACGCTGGTCATCGCGGGTGGCAGTGCCCTCACCATCGGCCTGGTGTACGTCGTCGTCGCCCGTCTGTGGCTCCGCAGCGCAATCCCTGAACTCGCCATCGGCGGCCTCGCCTCGTCGTACGTGAACAGCGTGAACCTCGGGCTCCCGATTGCGATCTTCGTCCTCGACGACGCGTCGTTCATCGCACCTCTGCTGCTGTTCCAGATCCTGGTGTACTCACCGATGGCACTGATCACCCTCGACCTCACCGTCACCGATACGGGGACCGGGCGGGCGGACCGCACGTCCACGCTTCGCGATGCCGTGGTCGCGCCACTGACCAACCCGATCGTCGTCGGCGGTGTGGCGGGATTGGTGATCTCGGCGATCGGCTGGATGCCGCCCGCCGCGGTGATGGAACCGATGAAGATGCTGGGGAACGCCTCGGTACCCGGCGCCCTTCTCGCGTTCGGGCTCTCGTTGACAGGGGTCGCCGTCTTCAAGAAGGGCCAGAGCCCCCGACGGGCCATCGCCCTGGCCTCGGTTCTCAAAGTGGTGGCGATGCCCGCCCTCGTCTACATCGTGGCGCGGTGGGGCTTCGGCGAAACCGGCCACCAGTTGTTCGCGCAGGTGGTGATCGCCGCACTGCCGACGGCCCAGAACGTACTCGTCTACGCCACCCGATATCGACGCGCGCAGATCATGGCCCGCGACACCGCATTGATCACCACATTGGCGTCCATCCCCGCGATCGGGATCATCGCCCTTCTGCTCGCCTGA
- a CDS encoding DUF4190 domain-containing protein: MTNPTDGPQNPQDQRAADDQTEPVADQPRGADDAQQQHPTAHLDSQASDHPTAPGDAGQQYEGWQHYGSAPDYGAGPQYGTGSQAAPHQGVGPQFGSAPQYGSAPQYGSAPQYGSAPQYSSASQYGAPQYGAAPYYGAPYGAGYPGVRQTNGKAIAALICGIGSFLVCPGVLGVVAVILGNSARDEIEASAGAQDGEGMAKAGLILGWISIALVVIFLLIMLIVLIAGAVATSS, encoded by the coding sequence ATGACGAATCCGACCGACGGCCCGCAGAATCCACAGGACCAGCGCGCGGCCGATGACCAGACCGAGCCGGTGGCCGATCAGCCGAGGGGTGCCGACGACGCGCAGCAACAGCACCCGACGGCCCACCTCGACTCGCAGGCGTCCGATCACCCCACTGCTCCGGGCGATGCCGGACAGCAGTACGAGGGCTGGCAACACTACGGCTCGGCTCCCGACTATGGTGCGGGTCCCCAGTACGGCACGGGGTCGCAGGCTGCTCCGCACCAGGGCGTCGGCCCTCAGTTCGGCTCGGCGCCCCAGTACGGCTCGGCACCCCAGTACGGCTCGGCGCCCCAGTATGGCTCGGCACCGCAATACAGCTCGGCATCACAGTATGGGGCGCCTCAGTACGGGGCGGCGCCGTACTACGGCGCGCCGTATGGCGCGGGCTACCCGGGAGTGCGTCAGACCAACGGAAAAGCGATAGCGGCCCTCATCTGCGGCATCGGGTCATTCCTCGTCTGTCCCGGCGTGCTGGGTGTGGTGGCGGTGATCCTGGGCAACTCGGCGCGCGACGAGATCGAGGCCTCGGCGGGAGCCCAGGACGGCGAAGGCATGGCGAAGGCGGGCCTGATCCTCGGTTGGATCTCCATCGCCCTGGTGGTGATCTTCCTGCTCATCATGCTGATCGTGCTCATCGCCGGAGCAGTCGCCACGTCGTCGTAG
- a CDS encoding FAD-dependent oxidoreductase: MFVITQSCCSDAACVSVCPVNCIHPTPEERGFGSSDILHIDPEACIDCGACADACPVDAIYPADKLGTRDKVFIDINADFYKQNTDIASGWGQVTYPEIPKLPAGLRVALVGTGPSGGYALRTILDRTEAQVTVIDKLPTPGGLVRAGVAPDHPGTKGVLRGFDLLYRDPRVTMATNVEVGTDPGQITPAELAEHFDAVFYAVGASESRRLGIPGEDLSGSTSATDLVAWYNAVPGKEAPPIPADGTGRAVVVGTGNVALDVARILVSSPESLATTDIADRALRILEQQNIHEVVILGRRDQANAAYTSAEYRALSTIPGVEIVVHDDPSAEVPDLRRPADRTKRRIVFLFHTSPEEIVGEQRVEGVTVQTGDTRHTVAADLMVRSIGYRSTPIAGLPFDHERGVFPNADGRMLDDQGDVIPGVYVLGWAKRGPSGGIGTNKVCAESTVEDFIRDAADDRLDRTAHGPKAFTALLRKRSRQVIGYRGMRAIDASERRRGLVQGRPRVKYTEVADMVGAAGWRKR, from the coding sequence ATGTTCGTCATCACCCAATCCTGCTGCAGCGACGCGGCATGTGTGTCCGTGTGTCCGGTGAACTGCATTCACCCCACGCCGGAGGAACGCGGTTTCGGCAGCTCCGACATCCTGCACATCGATCCGGAGGCGTGCATCGACTGCGGCGCATGCGCGGACGCTTGCCCCGTGGACGCCATCTATCCGGCGGACAAACTCGGCACCCGCGACAAGGTGTTCATCGACATCAACGCGGACTTCTACAAGCAGAACACCGACATCGCCTCGGGATGGGGTCAGGTGACATATCCCGAGATCCCGAAACTGCCTGCCGGACTGCGAGTTGCGCTGGTCGGGACCGGTCCGTCGGGTGGATACGCCTTGCGGACCATCCTGGACCGTACCGAGGCGCAGGTGACCGTGATCGACAAGCTGCCGACGCCGGGCGGGCTGGTCCGCGCGGGCGTGGCGCCCGATCACCCTGGCACCAAGGGCGTGCTGCGCGGGTTTGACCTGCTCTACCGCGATCCGCGCGTTACCATGGCGACCAATGTCGAGGTGGGTACCGACCCCGGCCAGATCACGCCGGCCGAGTTGGCCGAACACTTCGACGCGGTGTTCTACGCGGTCGGTGCGAGCGAGTCACGGCGGCTCGGCATCCCCGGCGAGGATCTGTCAGGCTCGACGTCGGCCACCGATCTCGTGGCCTGGTACAACGCGGTTCCCGGCAAGGAGGCGCCGCCGATTCCCGCCGACGGCACCGGACGCGCGGTGGTGGTCGGCACCGGCAACGTCGCGCTCGACGTCGCGCGCATCCTGGTCTCGTCGCCGGAATCGCTCGCCACCACCGACATAGCGGACCGTGCGTTGCGAATCCTCGAGCAACAGAACATCCACGAGGTCGTGATCCTTGGTCGCCGCGATCAGGCGAATGCCGCGTACACCTCTGCGGAATATCGTGCGTTGTCGACCATTCCGGGCGTCGAGATCGTGGTTCATGACGATCCGTCGGCGGAAGTCCCAGATCTTCGTCGGCCGGCCGACCGGACCAAGCGTCGTATCGTGTTCCTCTTCCACACCTCGCCGGAGGAAATCGTCGGAGAGCAGCGCGTCGAGGGCGTGACGGTCCAGACCGGTGACACCAGGCACACCGTGGCCGCCGATCTCATGGTGCGATCCATCGGCTATCGGTCGACGCCGATCGCCGGTCTGCCCTTCGACCACGAGCGTGGTGTCTTTCCCAACGCTGACGGCCGGATGCTCGACGATCAGGGGGACGTGATCCCGGGCGTCTACGTCCTCGGCTGGGCGAAGCGCGGTCCCAGCGGCGGCATCGGCACCAACAAGGTGTGTGCCGAATCGACGGTCGAGGACTTCATCCGGGACGCGGCCGACGACCGCCTCGACCGAACCGCCCACGGACCCAAGGCGTTCACTGCTCTCCTGCGGAAACGCTCACGGCAGGTGATCGGGTACCGCGGCATGCGAGCCATCGATGCCAGCGAGCGTCGTCGCGGGCTGGTCCAGGGGCGGCCGCGTGTCAAGTACACGGAGGTCGCCGACATGGTCGGCGCTGCGGGGTGGCGTAAGCGCTGA
- the nirB gene encoding nitrite reductase large subunit NirB, whose product MARRKLVVVGNGMAGARTVEEILARGGADLFDVTMIGDEPYGNYNRIMLSHVLSGETALDDDDLMLNPMAWYRENDVTLYSGDSADAIDRFAKTVTCASGRVIDFDVLIVATGSNTFFPNMDGLRESDGRLARGVFGFRTIEDTNGMLQMATARDDVRAVVIGGGLLGLEAAYGLKTQGVDVDVVHSPGHLMNQQLDERGGKVLRNKIEELGVGVHTGKRTTAVLRNDDGAVAGVGFADDDSLPADMIVVTAGIRPNVDLARRAGLVVERGIVVDDQMRCEDEGFIFAVGECAQHRSEVYGLVAPLWEQAVVLADVITGSNPDAEYHGSRLTTKLKVAGVDVAAMGVKGPERDDDEFVQFYEPRSGTYKSVVVRDNKLIGAMLLGDISKANFLTQAFDEKVPLPDERISMLFDMGTPSAATGAAELADDVQVCNCNGVTKGDIVGCVRGGCTSVSEVCAATRAGKGCGSCKPLVADIVEFAAGDALTADASADWYVPAIPLTKPELIDTIKRQNLRSVTDVFAALAPGGEDATAKMPLASLLRVIWGADWKREPGALFVNDRVHANIQRDGTFSVVPQMRGGVTSPEQLRRIADVAEKYEIPMIKATGGQRIDLLGVKKEDLPKVWNDLDMPSGYAYGKSFRTVKTCVGTDYCRFGLGDSTQLGIDIETRYQGLESPAKLKLAVTGCPRNCAEALCKDFGVVAVGDGRWEIYVGGAAGAHIRKGDLLATVESAAEVIRLCGIFIQYYREQGRWLERTYAWVPRIGIEELRAILVDDRDGLVAGLQERIDEAVAGYVDPWLDREEPKSPAQFASSLPLLPLPKVPVR is encoded by the coding sequence ATGGCGCGGCGCAAGCTCGTGGTGGTCGGTAACGGTATGGCCGGGGCACGGACCGTCGAGGAGATCCTCGCCCGCGGGGGTGCCGACCTGTTCGACGTCACGATGATCGGCGACGAACCCTACGGCAACTACAACCGCATCATGCTGAGCCACGTCCTCTCCGGCGAGACCGCACTCGACGACGACGATCTGATGCTGAACCCGATGGCGTGGTACCGGGAAAACGACGTGACCCTCTACAGCGGGGACAGTGCCGACGCCATCGACCGATTCGCCAAGACGGTGACCTGCGCCAGCGGTCGCGTGATCGATTTCGACGTTCTGATCGTCGCAACCGGCTCCAACACCTTCTTTCCCAACATGGACGGGCTGCGGGAGTCCGATGGCCGGCTGGCCCGTGGCGTCTTCGGGTTCCGGACCATCGAGGACACCAACGGGATGCTCCAGATGGCGACTGCCCGTGACGACGTGCGCGCGGTGGTGATCGGTGGCGGCCTGCTGGGGCTGGAGGCGGCCTACGGTCTGAAGACCCAGGGGGTGGATGTGGATGTGGTCCACTCGCCTGGCCATCTGATGAACCAGCAGCTCGACGAGCGTGGCGGAAAGGTGTTGCGCAACAAGATCGAAGAACTCGGTGTGGGGGTGCACACGGGAAAACGGACCACCGCGGTGCTGCGCAACGACGATGGGGCGGTGGCCGGTGTCGGCTTCGCCGACGACGACTCGTTGCCCGCCGACATGATCGTGGTGACAGCGGGTATCCGGCCGAATGTGGACCTGGCCCGGCGTGCGGGACTCGTCGTCGAGCGGGGGATCGTGGTCGATGACCAGATGCGTTGCGAAGACGAGGGGTTCATCTTCGCGGTAGGGGAGTGTGCGCAGCATCGGAGCGAGGTGTACGGACTCGTCGCGCCGCTCTGGGAGCAGGCGGTGGTGCTCGCAGACGTGATCACGGGATCGAATCCCGATGCGGAATACCATGGTTCGCGCTTGACCACCAAGCTCAAGGTCGCCGGAGTCGATGTCGCGGCCATGGGGGTCAAGGGACCTGAGCGAGACGACGACGAGTTCGTCCAGTTCTACGAGCCACGCAGCGGCACCTACAAGAGTGTGGTGGTACGCGACAACAAACTGATCGGCGCGATGCTGCTCGGCGACATCTCGAAGGCCAACTTTCTCACGCAGGCGTTCGACGAGAAGGTGCCGCTTCCCGATGAGCGCATCTCGATGCTGTTCGACATGGGTACGCCCAGTGCGGCCACCGGTGCGGCCGAACTCGCCGACGACGTGCAGGTCTGCAACTGCAACGGCGTCACCAAGGGTGACATCGTCGGATGTGTGCGTGGCGGATGCACCAGTGTGAGCGAGGTGTGCGCGGCCACACGCGCCGGAAAGGGTTGCGGTTCGTGCAAGCCGTTGGTCGCCGACATCGTCGAGTTCGCGGCCGGCGACGCGCTCACCGCCGACGCGTCGGCGGATTGGTACGTACCCGCCATCCCGCTGACCAAGCCGGAACTCATCGACACGATCAAACGGCAGAACCTTCGCTCGGTGACCGACGTCTTCGCGGCACTCGCACCGGGCGGCGAGGACGCAACCGCGAAGATGCCGCTCGCGTCGCTGCTGCGCGTGATATGGGGTGCCGACTGGAAGCGGGAGCCCGGAGCCCTGTTCGTGAACGATCGAGTGCACGCGAACATCCAACGCGACGGTACGTTCTCCGTGGTCCCGCAGATGCGTGGCGGCGTGACGTCGCCGGAACAGCTCCGTCGCATCGCCGATGTCGCCGAGAAGTACGAGATCCCGATGATCAAGGCCACCGGCGGTCAGCGCATCGATCTTCTGGGAGTGAAGAAGGAAGACCTGCCGAAGGTCTGGAACGATCTGGACATGCCGTCGGGTTATGCGTATGGAAAGTCGTTCCGGACAGTCAAAACCTGTGTGGGAACGGACTATTGCCGGTTCGGTCTGGGTGACTCGACGCAGCTGGGCATCGACATCGAGACGCGATATCAGGGACTGGAGTCGCCGGCCAAGTTGAAACTTGCCGTCACCGGATGTCCGCGCAACTGCGCCGAGGCGCTGTGCAAGGACTTCGGGGTGGTTGCCGTCGGGGACGGTCGTTGGGAGATCTACGTCGGAGGTGCGGCAGGTGCACACATCCGCAAGGGTGATCTCCTGGCGACGGTCGAGTCGGCGGCCGAGGTGATCCGGCTGTGCGGCATATTCATCCAGTACTACCGCGAGCAAGGCAGATGGTTGGAGCGAACCTACGCGTGGGTACCGCGGATCGGCATCGAGGAGCTGCGCGCGATCCTGGTCGACGACCGGGACGGGCTGGTGGCGGGTCTGCAGGAGCGGATCGATGAGGCGGTGGCCGGCTATGTCGACCCGTGGCTCGATCGCGAGGAACCGAAGTCGCCGGCCCAGTTCGCGTCGTCGCT
- a CDS encoding trimeric intracellular cation channel family protein — MLQEILNDVGIVVFAASGALLGVRKDFDLWGILTVGALTGVGGGILRDVLLGITPPTSVQNWPPIVVAVVASLVVFFFHPAFSELRRSVLLLDAIGMGLFATSGASIAIDEHASAFAATLVGLLTAVGGGILRDVLANEIPLLLQPADLYAVPALLGAGVVGVGATYSSAPTWVWLVIGTVLATGLRITGLVFGLRLPTAPSGLWRRN; from the coding sequence GTGCTGCAAGAGATCCTCAACGACGTCGGCATCGTGGTGTTCGCCGCCTCCGGCGCACTACTGGGTGTGCGTAAGGATTTCGATCTCTGGGGCATTCTCACCGTCGGTGCGCTGACCGGGGTCGGCGGCGGCATTCTCCGCGACGTCCTGCTGGGGATCACCCCGCCGACGTCGGTCCAGAACTGGCCGCCCATCGTCGTCGCCGTGGTGGCCAGCCTCGTGGTCTTCTTCTTTCACCCGGCGTTCTCCGAGTTGCGTCGCAGCGTGCTGCTCCTCGACGCGATCGGGATGGGCCTGTTCGCCACAAGTGGTGCCTCCATCGCGATCGATGAGCACGCGAGCGCATTCGCCGCGACCCTCGTCGGTCTGCTGACGGCTGTCGGCGGCGGCATCCTGCGTGATGTGCTGGCCAACGAGATCCCGCTCCTGCTGCAACCCGCCGACCTCTACGCGGTTCCCGCTCTCCTCGGTGCCGGCGTGGTCGGCGTCGGTGCCACCTATTCGTCGGCGCCCACCTGGGTGTGGCTGGTGATCGGCACCGTGTTGGCCACCGGCCTGCGGATCACCGGCCTGGTGTTCGGCCTACGGCTGCCGACGGCGCCGAGCGGACTGTGGCGCCGCAACTGA
- the rpmF gene encoding 50S ribosomal protein L32: MAVPKRRMSRANTRSRRSQWKADNPALQEVKVNGVAQRIPRRLVKAAKAGIIDLDRR; the protein is encoded by the coding sequence ATGGCTGTACCCAAGCGCCGGATGTCGCGGGCGAACACCCGCAGCCGTCGTTCGCAGTGGAAAGCGGACAACCCGGCATTGCAAGAGGTGAAGGTGAACGGCGTCGCACAGCGTATTCCGCGTCGCCTCGTGAAGGCCGCCAAGGCCGGCATCATCGACCTGGATCGCCGCTGA
- a CDS encoding molybdopterin oxidoreductase: MSSTPRFLQGVFAFTGTGLTKPAPIDPSLTFAVPSGLTAQPLYFRGGNSSDDLIYVTLTRDGEPMRIFPMGAKASVNVPLRVVEDVEPDSTLELVLAAPEGASGEVVIDFGMVVF; encoded by the coding sequence ATGTCCAGCACACCGCGGTTCCTGCAAGGCGTCTTCGCGTTCACCGGCACCGGACTCACCAAGCCCGCGCCGATCGATCCGTCGCTGACCTTCGCGGTGCCATCCGGGCTCACAGCGCAGCCGCTCTACTTTCGGGGCGGCAACAGCTCCGACGACCTGATCTACGTCACCCTGACACGCGACGGCGAGCCGATGCGGATCTTTCCGATGGGGGCCAAGGCGTCGGTGAACGTGCCGTTGCGGGTCGTCGAGGATGTCGAGCCCGACTCGACGCTGGAACTGGTGTTGGCCGCCCCTGAAGGGGCGTCCGGCGAGGTCGTCATCGACTTCGGAATGGTCGTCTTCTGA
- a CDS encoding diiron oxygenase: MTTAMGRTQSDGGTPEPARPDNVVSMRDQGTNEVSERLLASAARLSRNAMTEIDWSAPMDPTKYGCSPEWSSLYGTAYWDELSEEQRISVTRHEFASIMNIGIWFEMILQEMVIRDQYLGDYHNPEFQFALVEVADECRHSIMFAKASEKMVGTSYKPTKKVGRLGKLFKRTAKNEVAYAGILVAEEVLDVFQRGCMRDDRVLPFIRTVNEIHVLEESRHMKFAREEVRESMEGVGWARRQFSALYVSLGAYFIVSSLVQKKAFADAGLDADRAVAEMNSNSHFQSMIRSSCAHLMEFLDEVGLLTRPAMYYYRKANML, encoded by the coding sequence ATGACTACAGCGATGGGACGGACGCAGAGCGACGGCGGCACGCCGGAACCCGCTCGCCCGGACAACGTCGTGAGCATGCGTGATCAGGGCACCAACGAGGTCTCCGAGCGCCTGCTGGCCTCGGCGGCTCGCCTCTCCCGGAACGCCATGACCGAGATCGACTGGTCGGCACCGATGGATCCCACCAAGTACGGCTGCAGCCCGGAGTGGTCGTCGTTGTACGGGACGGCGTACTGGGATGAGCTCAGCGAGGAGCAGCGCATCTCGGTGACCCGTCACGAGTTCGCGTCGATCATGAACATCGGCATCTGGTTCGAGATGATCCTCCAGGAGATGGTCATCCGGGATCAGTATCTGGGCGACTACCACAACCCCGAGTTCCAGTTCGCCCTCGTCGAGGTCGCGGACGAGTGCCGTCACTCGATCATGTTCGCCAAGGCGTCCGAGAAGATGGTCGGTACCTCGTACAAGCCGACCAAGAAGGTCGGCCGGCTGGGCAAACTCTTCAAGCGCACCGCCAAGAACGAGGTGGCCTACGCGGGAATCCTCGTCGCGGAAGAGGTGCTAGACGTGTTCCAGCGGGGCTGCATGCGCGACGACCGGGTGCTGCCGTTCATCCGGACCGTCAACGAGATCCACGTGCTCGAAGAGTCTCGTCACATGAAGTTCGCGCGCGAAGAGGTCCGTGAGTCCATGGAGGGCGTCGGCTGGGCACGACGTCAGTTCAGCGCTCTGTACGTATCGCTCGGCGCCTACTTCATCGTCTCCAGCCTGGTCCAGAAGAAGGCATTCGCCGACGCCGGGCTCGACGCCGATCGCGCTGTCGCGGAGATGAACTCGAACTCGCACTTCCAGTCGATGATCCGCAGCAGCTGCGCGCACCTGATGGAGTTCCTCGACGAGGTCGGCCTGCTGACCCGCCCGGCGATGTACTACTACCGCAAAGCGAACATGCTCTGA
- a CDS encoding DUF1707 and DUF2154 domain-containing protein, whose translation MTTPEDLPAPDDRRARLRAADSDRELVHQILSAAMAGGSLSPAEYEERAGRAVTAKTFGELDELTDDLPVGQLGVPMPFVGEPSTSRVVASTGRRPVAHRFALMSAAEIKGTVVVADSITATAIMGAVEIDLREVEFTAQVLTIRCAAIMGAVDITVPPDVSVEINGWPLMGGFGGRAAGPGVPGAPTVRVVGFALMGGVEVKRKDRKEPSRR comes from the coding sequence GTGACAACACCCGAGGATCTACCTGCCCCTGACGATCGCCGAGCTCGTCTGCGGGCAGCCGATTCCGATCGCGAACTCGTGCACCAGATCCTGTCCGCAGCGATGGCCGGGGGCAGCCTCTCGCCCGCCGAGTACGAGGAGCGCGCTGGAAGGGCCGTCACGGCAAAGACTTTCGGTGAGCTCGACGAGCTGACCGACGACCTTCCCGTCGGCCAGCTGGGGGTGCCGATGCCCTTCGTCGGAGAGCCCTCCACCAGTCGGGTGGTCGCGTCGACCGGACGTCGGCCGGTGGCACACCGCTTCGCGCTGATGTCGGCGGCCGAGATCAAGGGCACCGTGGTGGTCGCGGACAGCATCACGGCCACCGCGATCATGGGCGCTGTGGAGATCGACCTTCGGGAAGTGGAATTCACCGCTCAGGTGCTCACCATCCGCTGCGCCGCGATCATGGGCGCCGTCGACATCACCGTGCCACCCGACGTGTCCGTCGAGATCAACGGCTGGCCGCTCATGGGCGGTTTCGGTGGCCGCGCGGCCGGACCGGGCGTCCCCGGTGCGCCGACCGTCCGCGTTGTCGGGTTCGCGCTGATGGGCGGGGTCGAGGTCAAGCGGAAGGACCGCAAGGAGCCGTCGCGGCGTTGA